In the genome of Halapricum salinum, one region contains:
- a CDS encoding universal stress protein, with protein sequence MYDGILVPTDGSQGAKAALEHGIEIASKWDATLHTLYVVDAHLGRSGPLLETLRDEKRQTVRDVEVAGTQADLTVVTEIVEGNTHEEILDYVTRYGIDMVIMGTHGRTGLDRVVMGSVTERVVRRSPVPVLTVRSEEQN encoded by the coding sequence TTGTACGACGGCATTCTGGTTCCGACAGACGGGAGTCAGGGCGCGAAAGCCGCTCTCGAACACGGTATAGAGATCGCGTCGAAATGGGATGCGACCTTGCATACTCTGTACGTCGTCGATGCTCACCTGGGGCGCTCCGGACCGTTGCTCGAAACACTCCGGGACGAAAAACGCCAGACAGTACGAGATGTCGAGGTGGCAGGAACGCAAGCCGATTTGACCGTCGTGACCGAAATCGTCGAGGGGAATACGCACGAAGAGATTCTGGACTACGTCACCAGGTACGGTATCGACATGGTCATCATGGGAACCCACGGCCGGACAGGTCTCGACAGGGTCGTCATGGGAAGCGTCACTGAGCGAGTGGTTCGGCGGTCGCCTGTTCCCGTACTGACCGTACGGAGCGAGGAGCAGAACTGA
- a CDS encoding transcription initiation factor IIB family protein, whose product MYRARDAVENEEWAAAIDEAGERLDLGTEARSRAVDLFLSNVPDEDRSKEAVLATSVYVAALTTGEQRSQSAVADATGVSRLTIQQRWKPILESAGLDAPEW is encoded by the coding sequence GTGTACCGCGCTCGCGACGCCGTCGAGAACGAGGAGTGGGCCGCCGCCATCGACGAGGCCGGTGAACGCCTCGACCTGGGAACTGAAGCCCGCTCGCGAGCGGTCGATCTCTTCCTGTCGAACGTTCCCGACGAGGATCGCTCGAAGGAGGCAGTGCTGGCGACGAGCGTCTACGTCGCCGCACTCACGACGGGCGAACAGCGCTCGCAGAGTGCCGTCGCCGACGCGACTGGCGTCTCCCGGTTGACGATCCAGCAACGCTGGAAACCGATCCTCGAATCCGCAGGATTAGACGCCCCCGAGTGGTAG
- a CDS encoding creatininase family protein, which yields MYLADEAWPDLESYFETESLALVPLGSTEQHGPHLPEGTDHLIAEALAREAADRTGYLCTPTINVGVSSHHRQFHGTMWANAPAFRDYVESITRNLTYHGIDRVIYVNAHGGNVQHLREVGRRLRDSGDAYAIEWMWDESIPDLVDDLFEQNGPHGGPKETAMIQHIAGELVHDDRLADARDGGLSAFDEFTGRKHGARTFYDAIDNSANGVFGDQTDATAEKGQQLFEAASDQLVRLSEWLADQPFESLVAKRHV from the coding sequence ATGTATCTCGCGGACGAGGCGTGGCCGGATCTGGAGTCGTATTTCGAGACGGAGTCGCTGGCGCTCGTGCCCCTGGGCTCGACCGAGCAACACGGCCCGCATCTCCCGGAGGGGACCGACCACCTGATCGCCGAGGCACTGGCTCGGGAAGCGGCAGACCGGACGGGCTATCTCTGCACACCGACCATCAACGTGGGTGTCAGCTCACACCATCGCCAGTTCCACGGAACGATGTGGGCCAACGCACCCGCGTTCCGGGACTACGTCGAGTCCATTACCCGAAATCTCACCTACCACGGGATCGATCGCGTGATCTACGTCAACGCCCACGGTGGCAACGTCCAGCACCTTCGAGAGGTCGGCCGTCGCCTTCGGGATTCGGGCGACGCCTACGCGATCGAGTGGATGTGGGACGAGTCGATCCCCGACCTCGTGGACGACCTCTTCGAGCAGAACGGCCCGCACGGTGGGCCCAAGGAGACGGCGATGATCCAGCACATCGCGGGCGAGTTAGTCCACGACGACCGCCTCGCCGACGCCCGCGACGGCGGACTGTCAGCGTTCGACGAGTTCACCGGTCGCAAACACGGCGCACGGACGTTCTACGACGCGATCGACAACTCCGCCAACGGTGTCTTCGGCGACCAGACCGACGCCACCGCCGAGAAAGGACAGCAACTGTTCGAGGCTGCGAGTGACCAACTCGTCCGGCTGAGCGAGTGGCTGGCCGACCAGCCGTTCGAATCGCTCGTCGCCAAGCGACACGTGTGA
- a CDS encoding winged helix-turn-helix transcriptional regulator, protein MSPEDTADDSEEVEVVTETDTEDEAGTEADGNVRERLEQEADKAVEQFDETLVDLLAWLLDTETRARIYVHLRQHPHSTSEEIADGTGLYPSTVREALAELHEEETLTRRKRENDGAGNNPYEYSAIAPSELVSEAVGDVQEQLNTVFNLDSYLSEDDEDEETTEPVTISVEDAETE, encoded by the coding sequence ATGTCTCCAGAGGACACAGCGGACGACAGCGAGGAGGTCGAGGTCGTCACTGAGACGGACACCGAAGACGAGGCCGGAACCGAAGCAGACGGCAACGTCCGGGAGCGACTCGAACAGGAAGCCGACAAAGCGGTTGAGCAGTTCGACGAGACGCTCGTCGATCTGCTGGCGTGGTTGCTCGACACCGAGACACGGGCGCGTATCTACGTCCATCTCCGCCAGCACCCCCACAGCACGAGCGAGGAGATCGCCGACGGGACGGGCCTGTATCCAAGCACCGTCAGGGAGGCGCTGGCGGAGTTGCACGAGGAGGAGACACTCACGCGGCGCAAACGTGAGAACGACGGAGCGGGCAACAATCCCTACGAGTACAGCGCGATCGCGCCGAGCGAACTCGTTTCCGAGGCCGTCGGGGACGTTCAAGAGCAGTTGAACACGGTGTTCAACCTCGACTCGTATCTATCGGAAGACGACGAGGACGAGGAGACGACCGAACCAGTAACAATCTCCGTCGAGGACGCCGAGACGGAGTGA
- a CDS encoding metallophosphoesterase, translated as MGVEPIPDAPAAIADCGSERALVVADYHAGLEADLKYQGVELDSAADHRRQAVLDLLGTHRPDRLVLLGDLATAIGAATGEEHAEIEALFEAVDIPITLTKGNHDGDIEALTDEYDGVTVVDGEGVRLGSVGFAHGHTWPAPAVLGADTVCVAHEHPVVRLEDEVGGSRMERVWLRGRVDSAPFRDHYGDDLGEIDADLVVCPAFNDRSGGTWINVDGRDFLSPFLPAGLANGEAYLLDGTRLGPYTAI; from the coding sequence ATGGGCGTCGAACCGATTCCCGACGCGCCCGCGGCCATCGCCGACTGTGGCTCCGAGCGCGCGCTCGTCGTCGCGGACTACCACGCCGGCCTGGAAGCCGACCTCAAATACCAGGGCGTCGAGCTCGATTCGGCGGCCGACCACCGTCGTCAGGCGGTGCTCGATCTGCTCGGCACCCACCGCCCCGACCGACTCGTGTTGCTCGGGGATCTCGCGACTGCGATCGGCGCAGCCACTGGCGAGGAACACGCCGAGATCGAGGCGCTGTTCGAGGCCGTCGACATTCCGATCACGCTCACGAAGGGAAACCACGACGGCGACATCGAGGCGCTGACCGACGAGTACGACGGCGTGACCGTCGTCGATGGCGAGGGGGTGCGGCTCGGTTCGGTCGGGTTCGCTCACGGACACACCTGGCCCGCACCTGCGGTGCTGGGCGCTGATACAGTCTGTGTCGCCCACGAACACCCCGTCGTCCGCCTCGAAGACGAGGTCGGCGGGAGTCGAATGGAACGAGTCTGGCTCCGCGGGCGGGTCGACTCCGCCCCCTTCCGAGACCACTACGGCGACGACCTGGGCGAGATCGACGCCGACCTCGTGGTCTGCCCGGCGTTCAACGACCGTTCAGGCGGCACGTGGATCAACGTCGACGGCCGGGACTTTCTCTCACCGTTTCTCCCCGCGGGACTCGCAAACGGCGAGGCGTATTTGCTCGACGGTACCCGGCTCGGTCCCTACACCGCGATATAG
- a CDS encoding phosphopantetheine adenylyltransferase yields MKVALGGTFDPIHDGHRALFERAFELGDVTVGLTSDELAPRTRHENRYVRDFEQRKRDLDAELSRLAEAFDREYEIRELTEPTGIATEPQFDALVVSPETQTGGRRINEIRGEKGYDPLEIEVVEHVHAEDGDIISSTRIVRGEIDQYGNLTPERDGRDPIEE; encoded by the coding sequence ATGAAGGTCGCGTTGGGCGGGACGTTCGACCCGATCCACGACGGACACCGGGCGCTGTTCGAACGCGCGTTCGAGCTCGGTGACGTTACGGTCGGGCTGACGAGCGACGAACTGGCCCCCAGGACTCGCCACGAGAACCGTTACGTCCGGGATTTCGAGCAGCGAAAACGTGATCTGGACGCCGAACTGTCGCGCTTGGCCGAGGCGTTCGATCGGGAGTACGAGATTCGCGAACTGACCGAGCCGACCGGGATCGCCACCGAGCCGCAGTTCGACGCGCTCGTCGTCTCTCCGGAGACGCAGACTGGTGGCCGGCGGATCAACGAGATCCGAGGGGAGAAGGGCTACGACCCGCTCGAAATCGAGGTCGTCGAGCACGTCCACGCCGAGGACGGGGACATCATCTCCAGTACCCGAATCGTCCGCGGTGAGATCGACCAATACGGCAATCTCACGCCCGAACGCGACGGCCGCGATCCGATCGAGGAGTAA
- a CDS encoding cation-translocating P-type ATPase, which translates to MAVPASTDTESWYSRGISQIYDSLDADSDGLSTEEADRRRSEHGPNRLPKAKPVAVWQIFLRQFKNPLIYILAVAAIVSFAIGEETDAGFIALVLLINALVGGIQEWRAERSSQALQQLIRTRATVIRDGETRDIDGEDVVPGDVVLLESGYRVPADIRLVSTHGLEIDESALTGESAPVLKDEAWTGDDRAPLGDRRNMVYAGTVVNRGRGRGVVVETGADTVVGRLAEDVTAVEGGQPPLVMRMERFTRLVGLVVLVAAALTALLGIFVQQYDAVEMFLFSVALAVSAIPEGLPVGITVALGVASRRMAKVGVIVRRLVAVEGLGSCTMIASDKTGTLTANELTVKQVQLPEGSTFEVTGEGYAPEGNVLRDGYPPEPDLADELSRLARASVLCNEGRLSRRNDEWTWRGDPTDIALLALGRKLGWSRQSALDTHPQTDEIPFEPEQRYAATFHRTDDETRVFVKGAPERVLEMCTDASEGEFSLPALLQQANEMAHDGYRVLAVAEGTVETDGELNQPPSEPTDLTFLGFLGLIDPLRSGVAEAITSAQQAGITVTMITGDHPETALAIARDLGLAESPDEVTTGAELMDASQEQLEEILETTLVFARVSPDQKLKIVEAARGMGHYVAVTGDGVNDAPALRQANIGIAMGKMGTDVARDAAELVISDDNFATIVAGIEQGRVAFDNIRKVIFLLISTGAGEVALVLLSLAAGLPLPLVPVQILWLNLVTNGIQDVALAFEPKEGDVLNRPPRSPDERIFNRIMIERTVVAALVIGVIGFGTFVWLLGQGLSEAAVRNHLLLLIVLFQMINIGNARSETTSLFQLSPFRSPILLTGTITAFLVHLGAMYFPPAQAVLGTAPVALEQWLVLGVIALTIAVAIELHKLSWKARYPPCSETEDQPHSQTHEREA; encoded by the coding sequence ATGGCCGTCCCCGCTTCGACGGACACTGAATCCTGGTATTCGCGGGGGATAAGCCAGATTTACGACTCTCTCGATGCCGATTCAGATGGTCTCTCGACCGAAGAAGCTGACAGACGACGCTCTGAACACGGCCCGAATCGGCTGCCGAAGGCAAAGCCGGTCGCCGTGTGGCAGATCTTCCTCCGTCAGTTCAAGAACCCGCTCATCTACATTCTCGCTGTCGCGGCAATCGTCTCGTTCGCCATCGGAGAGGAGACTGACGCCGGATTCATCGCTCTAGTGCTGTTGATAAACGCGCTCGTCGGCGGTATCCAGGAATGGCGTGCGGAACGTAGCAGTCAGGCACTTCAACAACTCATCCGTACCCGCGCGACGGTCATCCGCGATGGAGAGACACGCGACATCGATGGAGAAGATGTAGTTCCGGGCGACGTCGTCCTTCTCGAATCGGGCTATCGCGTTCCTGCAGACATTCGTCTGGTCTCCACGCACGGCCTGGAGATCGACGAGTCGGCACTCACCGGTGAGTCAGCGCCCGTTCTGAAAGACGAGGCGTGGACAGGCGACGACCGCGCCCCTCTCGGGGATCGGCGTAACATGGTCTACGCTGGCACTGTGGTGAATCGCGGACGGGGCCGCGGTGTCGTCGTCGAAACGGGTGCCGACACGGTCGTCGGCCGACTGGCGGAGGACGTCACGGCCGTCGAGGGTGGGCAGCCGCCACTCGTGATGCGCATGGAGCGGTTCACCCGTCTCGTCGGCCTCGTCGTCCTCGTCGCCGCAGCGCTCACTGCGCTTCTCGGGATTTTCGTCCAGCAGTACGACGCCGTCGAGATGTTCCTGTTCTCTGTTGCATTGGCCGTGTCAGCGATTCCCGAGGGACTCCCCGTCGGGATCACTGTCGCGTTGGGCGTTGCGAGCCGGCGCATGGCGAAAGTGGGCGTCATCGTTCGTCGCCTGGTGGCTGTCGAGGGGCTGGGAAGTTGTACGATGATTGCCTCGGACAAGACGGGGACGCTGACGGCGAACGAACTGACCGTCAAACAGGTGCAACTCCCCGAGGGAAGCACGTTCGAGGTGACCGGCGAGGGGTACGCTCCGGAAGGGAACGTCCTCCGAGACGGGTACCCTCCGGAGCCTGACCTCGCAGACGAGTTGTCCCGTCTCGCTCGAGCGTCTGTGCTCTGTAACGAGGGCCGCCTGTCTCGGCGGAACGACGAGTGGACGTGGCGCGGTGATCCGACCGACATTGCCCTCCTCGCGCTCGGCCGAAAGCTCGGGTGGTCCCGCCAGTCCGCACTCGATACACATCCACAGACCGACGAGATTCCCTTCGAACCCGAACAGCGTTATGCGGCGACGTTCCACCGGACAGACGACGAGACGCGGGTATTCGTCAAGGGCGCGCCCGAGCGCGTTCTGGAGATGTGCACGGATGCAAGCGAGGGCGAATTCTCACTGCCAGCCCTCCTGCAGCAGGCAAACGAGATGGCCCACGACGGGTACCGCGTACTCGCTGTGGCGGAGGGAACAGTGGAGACCGACGGGGAGCTGAATCAGCCGCCGTCCGAACCAACCGATCTGACCTTTCTGGGCTTTCTCGGGCTGATCGATCCGCTTCGATCCGGCGTGGCAGAGGCGATTACGTCGGCCCAACAGGCAGGTATCACAGTCACGATGATCACCGGGGACCATCCGGAGACGGCACTCGCCATCGCCCGAGATCTCGGACTTGCCGAGTCGCCAGACGAGGTCACCACTGGGGCCGAACTCATGGACGCCTCCCAAGAGCAACTCGAAGAAATCCTCGAAACGACGCTGGTGTTCGCACGCGTCTCGCCGGACCAGAAACTCAAAATCGTCGAAGCTGCCCGGGGAATGGGACACTACGTAGCCGTCACGGGTGACGGGGTCAACGACGCACCGGCGCTTCGACAGGCGAACATCGGGATCGCTATGGGAAAGATGGGAACCGACGTGGCCCGCGACGCGGCCGAACTCGTCATCAGCGACGACAACTTTGCGACGATCGTCGCCGGTATCGAACAGGGCCGTGTCGCGTTCGACAACATCCGCAAGGTGATCTTCTTGCTCATCTCCACCGGCGCTGGTGAAGTCGCCCTCGTCCTGTTGAGCCTGGCGGCCGGACTGCCACTCCCGCTGGTACCCGTCCAGATACTCTGGCTGAACCTCGTCACGAACGGCATTCAGGACGTCGCTCTCGCCTTCGAACCCAAGGAGGGCGACGTATTGAATCGACCACCGCGCTCGCCGGACGAACGAATCTTCAATCGAATCATGATCGAACGGACGGTCGTCGCCGCACTGGTTATCGGCGTGATCGGGTTCGGGACGTTCGTCTGGTTGCTGGGCCAGGGGCTCTCAGAGGCTGCCGTCCGCAATCACCTGCTCCTCCTGATAGTCCTGTTCCAGATGATTAACATCGGCAACGCTCGATCCGAGACGACATCGCTGTTCCAGCTCTCACCGTTTCGGAGCCCGATCTTGCTCACCGGAACGATTACCGCGTTCTTGGTCCACCTCGGGGCGATGTACTTCCCGCCCGCTCAGGCGGTCCTCGGAACAGCACCTGTCGCGCTGGAACAGTGGCTCGTTCTCGGCGTGATCGCCCTGACCATCGCCGTCGCTATCGAACTCCACAAACTGAGCTGGAAGGCGCGGTACCCCCCATGCTCTGAAACAGAGGACCAGCCACACTCCCAAACCCACGAGAGGGAGGCTTAG
- a CDS encoding amphi-Trp domain-containing protein yields the protein MGELETESEKSRSEIASYLREVADQLEGGGDVTLELGGRQARLNPTNPVTFKLEGESDWTEGDTEAKQSIEFELVWWRDAQTPEEGRLDISTGGE from the coding sequence ATGGGAGAGCTCGAAACCGAGAGTGAGAAATCACGGTCAGAAATCGCATCGTACCTCCGCGAAGTAGCAGATCAACTCGAGGGTGGTGGAGACGTGACGCTCGAACTCGGTGGTCGGCAGGCGCGATTGAATCCGACGAATCCAGTGACCTTCAAGCTGGAAGGCGAATCGGACTGGACCGAAGGCGATACCGAGGCGAAACAGAGTATCGAGTTCGAGCTAGTCTGGTGGCGTGACGCCCAGACGCCCGAAGAGGGACGACTGGATATCAGCACCGGGGGAGAGTAA
- a CDS encoding anthranilate synthase component II yields MTDPTVLVVDNYDSFAYNLVQYVGEIVTTDQWLGGVDGEVIVRRNDAIDLDGVRALDPDAIVVSPGPGHPRDAGVSMPIFESLSIPTLGVCLGHQALCAVHGAPVGHAPEVVHGKPSAITHDGRGVFANLPDGFEVGRYHSLAVERGSLPDCLIETAHTDDERSVVMGVRHDSLPHVGVQFHPESILTEHGKEMLASFLSP; encoded by the coding sequence ATGACTGACCCGACAGTGCTGGTCGTCGACAACTACGACTCCTTTGCGTACAACCTCGTCCAGTACGTTGGCGAAATCGTGACGACCGACCAGTGGCTGGGGGGCGTCGACGGCGAGGTGATCGTCCGCCGCAACGACGCGATCGATCTCGACGGGGTTCGCGCACTCGATCCCGACGCTATCGTCGTCTCTCCCGGGCCGGGCCATCCCCGGGACGCGGGCGTCTCGATGCCGATCTTCGAGTCGTTGTCGATCCCGACGCTCGGAGTGTGTCTGGGACACCAGGCGTTGTGTGCCGTCCACGGCGCACCCGTCGGTCACGCGCCCGAGGTAGTCCACGGCAAGCCGTCGGCGATCACTCACGACGGACGCGGCGTGTTCGCGAACCTCCCCGATGGATTCGAAGTCGGGCGGTATCACTCGCTTGCGGTCGAGCGTGGGTCACTTCCGGACTGTTTGATCGAGACGGCCCACACCGACGACGAGCGGTCGGTCGTGATGGGCGTCCGTCACGACTCGCTGCCACACGTCGGCGTGCAGTTCCACCCCGAGAGTATCCTGACCGAGCACGGCAAGGAGATGCTAGCGTCGTTCCTCAGTCCGTAG